A stretch of DNA from Vanacampus margaritifer isolate UIUO_Vmar chromosome 1, RoL_Vmar_1.0, whole genome shotgun sequence:
acatgattttttttgttcttgttgtgCTGTTGTTCTGTTGGAGTGGGAGCGAGCGCACCAGCTGTAATAATCCACTTCACTGGCTCTCCTCACACACTTCACCTGCGTGGCCCCTCGTAACCACGGGAACGCTATAAACGCAATTTAATTGGTTGGCTGCGGTTTAATGCACTTGGTGTGTAGAGGTTCTCAGTCATCACTCACAggcctcacgcacacacacacacacacgggcgcACACAGGACAGTAATGCAGTGTTGAAGCTGGGCCTAATTGAATAATTGCTCAACTTATTTGTGCATTAtggtaattatgtttttttattcaggaATTAATTTACCCATCATGTCTGAGAGAGATGAGAGCGAAGATAAACTAAATTCGGAGCCCACTTCGGTTAGCATGgaggccaacacacacacacgtctggTCTACATTTCTAGCAGTGACCTTTCATTGACGTCATGTATTTCCTAACCCTAGCCTTacttaaccatcacaactgattgcccaatcctaaccccaaccaaaacccaattcaaacctaagcTCTAAAACCAATTCTTTACCCTCAAAAAGAGTTCtggactcatggggaccaccaaaatgtcccccaCAATGATCATAAAAACCCAGAAATGGTCCCCATGATTCGATATAAACCCGCccacacattacacacacacatgttgggtttacatttctagtggggacatcccattgacatgcacacacaaacaaacaacaagcgTACACATGAAGCAAGCCTCtcaaaaagaaaatgctttgTTCTGTTGTGTTGTCATGGAGGGCCAAGATTGGTAAATTGGACCTTTTTAGGCTTCCATTTGGGGCTTATACAAAAAAACTGATGGCATTAGTCTGTACATtgttattagtgctgtcaaagttgaagcgttaactcattaactcattcactgccattgacagctatagacgtcaaaaattcatttgaactatttttatgagttgaattttttttctatttttaacaggagtatgaaaacctagaattttaagaataattttgcttgtacatttagaacagatatcaaatttgtgattaatcgggagttaactagtgaagtcatgcgattaattacgattacaaattttaatctcctgatgcccctaattttttataatagtttctttaaaaaaaaaaaaaacattattaaaaaaaaaaaaagtgtttttttttaactcacgattaataacaaattttatatctgttctaatacaaaaaaaatcagttttcatacttttgtcaacaaaagtgggatttttttttaaactaatagaaatagttaaaatgaattttggacgtctatagccgtcaatggcagtgaatgagttaattaatcacaattaattatcGCATtgatcatgtattaatgcagattaatcgcattATTCATTGAGCGCAGATGAttctttagctgacagcggatggttacgtaaaaggtagcacaggttgcgtttgagcaataaacataactacatgctttaaaataaagcatttaataaatgtttgcgtatgacattctgaatatttgttcatgtcaattGACTGAGGgcatttcccccccatttttaaCTATACGATAACTATAGTGGATCAAAAAAACGTTGAGGACGTccccataacattaaatgtcgaaagaatgaaGACCGACGTAACAGTTGCTCTTCAAATGTGGCGGGCAAAAAACGTtgttaaaaaagcctttttcatTCATCGCGATTCATccaaattctaagatgtgactCGTCTGATTCCAAAATGATTGTTTGCCTTGCAGATCCTGTTAAACTCTCTTCGCAAGTACgagcctcatttgcatatcgTGCGCGTGGGCTCGCAACATCGTCTGGTGTTCGACGTGTCCTTCAGCGAGACTCAGTTCATCGCAGTCACTGCCTACCAGAACGAAGAGGTCACACGTTAGCATTAGACGCCGTCGCCAACCTCAAAACATCTTCGACGGGGACATTTATGAAGAAATTGACAATTGGaccagagacttttttttttttctgtgcaggtCACATCTCTGAAGATCAAACATAATCCTTTTGCCAAAGCGTTCTTGGACACCAAAGACAGGTGAGGAAACAAAGAAGTCGTCCTATGCTAGcatagcatgttagcatgctgTATGTTTAACAAGTTGTTTTGCCTTCCCGCTGAACCCAGGAACCCTGGTAGGCGGGGCTTAGCAGAGCCACCGGAAGGTCATGTGGGAATTCCAACGTGTGAGTTTCAGTGCACAAAATAATGCAAGAGAATACaacctatttatttttattcaattcaatttgtcATATCAAATTCTGtgcaatatactgtattgcTACTTTGCCGTTCTattatcaacaaaaatataaatgcaacttgtttttgctcccatttttttatgagGAGGGAAGTCAAAAACGGAATCATGCCGTTTTATTTCAGAACCCCCCATAAAACAAAAGTGCagctttcagagtggccttttattgtgggcaatctaaggcacacctgtgcgcTAATCATGGTGtttaatcagcatcttgatatggcacacctgtgaggtgggacgGATTacctcggcaaaggagaagtgctcactctCACAGGTTTAGATTTGGCTTGTGAGCAACATTTGAAAGAAATgctgatattgtgtatgtggtaaaagttttacatctttgagttcatctcataaaataatgggagcaaaaacaaaatttgtgtttatgtttttgttgagtatataaaTTCTGGCCTGGTGTCCGGCTTATATGTGACACACAGAAACATAAActggccaatcacagcacagcacaAAAGTCCGACACTTTATTAGCAGTGCTCCATTGATTACAATTTTGATGTTTTGTCGATCGTATAGTGTCACTCTTTCTATTTTCAACTGTGACATGTTAATTTCCGAGGTTGAAGGCCAGCCAATCGGAGGGTGTTCGTAATATACTGTTATCACCATGACAAGTGAAAAACCATGAACAAGTACAGGTGCttgtcaaaaaaattgaatatcctcgaaaagtttaataatttccataattacaataaaaaagtcaaattttcatAGATTATTGATTCAGGGTCCACAATTTAAGTCAATTCAAGTATTTAATTGTTTatctttacattatttgggcttccagctcataaaacaaaacaggatttccataaaaatgtgaataccgtgaaaaaaatcaccatgcatacgtccctttttttccatgcaaaacacacaatctataaagtttgactttttgaatagaatgatggaaattattcaactttttgatgatattctattttttttgatGAGCACCTGTTTGTTTATAAAcgacagtcatttctggactataagccgctacttttttcacttgcattcgaccccgcggctaatacaaaggtgcggcttatccatcagaccacaagggggcgcactataaaggaagcgcaagagcgtcaggcagagcaaaacaaatacAGTCGGAGAGACAGAACGACAGCGAGACAATTCgaaccctcattatggaaaagaaagtagcgtgAACCCGGTGCggcaacattaaaacacctgcggcttacagtcaggtgcggcttatatgtggaACAAACACGAGTAtgccccaaatttagctagcgtggcttatagtccagaaatgactgtacctATATTAATCGTTTTAACATACCAAAAATGATGATCCCATAataatttcaaactcatttgacAAGATTACTCTTAAAAATAAGTTCCGTTGCTCATCCCGAGTACACAAAGCATCAACAGAAACAACACACGGCCATTTTTCTATTGCCAGCATGTGGGGTGTCGCTCGCACGTTTCAAGTCTGTGTGGATGAAAGTTGAAATGTGCCGTATGACATCGGGTTGCTCTCTGTATTTGCCAGCTGGAGGCGGGGCCGCTTTTCCATATGGCGGCAGCCATTCCCTTCCATCCCATCATCAACATGGATACAGGCACTGTGGTTATGCCGGGAGACACGCCCCTTATTGCTACCTGCCGCACCGCTCGCACCactcaggtaacaacaacaaccatacagtggtgccttgagagtTGAATTTGTTTCGTGACCATACATTTGTGTTGCAAATCATCCTTCCCCATTGAATAGctgaaaatgccattaatccgttccggcaacaaaatcaacaaatcattttaataaGGGAAAATAGCACCCTATAATATTGTAATTCTGCCTAACACTTTTGAAGTGGAAGGATGCAGCTCCACCCACattctgttaactcattcactggcagccattttgacttgacATAACCCAAGTAACCCAAGTTTGTGGGCTCTCCACTTGCTTGAATTTCGCCACAGTTCTTGCTTGACACTTTTCAGTTAAAGCCGCAGACTTGTTTGTGACCTACTCCCACCCGTGTCTCAAGGTGTTCAGGTGTTTTCAGATGAGTGGAGCTCCACCTCTTCCCATCCCCCGACCAACAATTTCCCTACAACAACGTCCTCTCACAGCTCCAGGTGAGGCCCCGCCCACTATTTCACATCACAATTTCATATcaacacttttttggggggtaaaaaatgtctttattaattacaaatttgccTTAAGTTGGcaagtacagtataaataatgTACAAGTTATGTCACGCAGTGACACAAATATTGATTGTAATATTTCCATACAACTAATGCAAACATGaagaaccaaacaaaaatgaaacaaacaaaaaagacgaGATTCATATCAAGActcgtgtatgtgtgtgtgtgtgtgtgtgtgtgtgtgtgtgtgtgtgtgttcagtcaGTGTCCTTGTCTGTGGACGCTTGGCTGCACTGAGATGAGCCCCTCCCCTTCGCCGTGCGCCGTTCTCCAAGAACCAATCAGCAGCGAGTACCTCATGCAACCTCGCAGTACTACTCAAGCTGGTGGAGCACAGTGGGCTCCTGGCCCCGCCCAGCCGCTCTAAGAAAGCACGTGATTGGTTGAACCACATTCACCTTTTAGCAGtggatatttattatttattgggCAGCTTATCTATAGTTATTATTAGGCAGCCCCACTCGTTGTACACAAGCCATCTTCAACTTGTAATTCCAACGATATAAGTTTGTATCCAGATAGTTGTGTGTGCAAAGTAACACAATTAGCAACATTTAGTAGCAAGGCTGGACTAAGTTCCGgtgccaaagaaaaaaagaaagaaaaaagaaaagaaaaacgatgACACGGTTGCCAAGGCATCGTTTCAAAGCTGGAAGGTAAGCAAAGCTGCAGCTTTAGTACATGTGTGATAATCATGTCAAAATACTGTTGGGCTAAGTTGTTGatgtgtattattttgtattttggtcATGTCGTGCTTACTATGTTAATTGGCAAGTGTGATTTGGTGCCTTGGTGATGAAAGTAGTCTGAGGAGCAAACCAAgccccccttaaaaaaaaaaagtcaaatactgtattttcactTGTGGAAGCAGCACTTCATTGCCAATGCACAAAAATAGGCAGAAACTATAGCTCGAAGACTTGTTTGTTAAATttcacacttaactcattcactgccattgacggctatagacgtcaaaaattcatttgaactatttctattagtctaacttgttttcttcacttttattaagagtatgaaaacctagaagaaaatgattgcacatttagaacctatataaaatttgtgattaatcgtgagttaactattgaagtcatgcgattaatttcaattacaaattttaatcgcctaacgcccctaatttttaataatcttttctttaaaaaaaaaaaaagtttatttttaaaaaatgtcttggttttcatactcttgttaacaaaagtgagaaaaaaagttaaactaatagaaatagttctaatgaatttttgacgtttatagccgtcaatggcagtgaatgagttaataggtgTGCATTAGGAACTCCAGAGAGCCAACTTTTTGGATGcaatttaaaaagtcaatttaagACGTAATATGTCCGCTATAACTCGTGTTGTGTTGGTGTTGCAACTGCTAGCTTAAAATCAGGCGTTTGGCAAAGTATGGTCCATTCTTCTCAATACGAATTTGGCCTAGTTAGCTTTGTATTTTCAAGAGTCTATAACATTTTCATTCCCTCCCCCCATTTGTTACaatatttcttaatttatttattttttaatcccaaAATTGATTCATTAAAATCCGGTATGCATTTCattaaacaattgttttaatGTTAATCATAGAAATTAGAATTAGTTATTAAAATACACCTGTACATATTTGACatacacattttaacaaaatagttttaaCCTCATCTACGATTGAGctgtacattttcaaaattaaacgAGGCAAAATGTTTACCTCGCCCTACTTTGAATCAGTTTATCAGGTGTGCTTTCTTTATTGTCACGTTTGCCTTGTTTGTTGAAACTAGTTTAACTGCTGCACGCTTTCTCATGTTCCtgtgtaataaaatataatgataaataaaatgatgtaaTGTGCTTAGTTGTCGGTGTAATCTTTTACTGTCCAGTCCAAGCTCATGAGTATTTGTCACAGAG
This window harbors:
- the LOC144035364 gene encoding T-box transcription factor TBX19-like, which translates into the protein MKVEEQKDDGETSPERCPPRLLSAVENELQAGREKGDPTERGLRVTLEDGELWRKFQRVTNEMIVTKNGRRMFPVLKVSVSGLDPSSMYSFLLDFIPVGGCRWKFVSGEWLAAGRSEGRGHGGIYIHPDSPNFGAHWMKAAVTFNKVKLTNKHNADGPILLNSLRKYEPHLHIVRVGSQHRLVFDVSFSETQFIAVTAYQNEEVTSLKIKHNPFAKAFLDTKDRNPGRRGLAEPPEGHVGIPTSGGGAAFPYGGSHSLPSHHQHGYRHCGYAGRHAPYCYLPHRSHHSGVQVFSDEWSSTSSHPPTNNFPTTTSSHSSSQCPCLWTLGCTEMSPSPSPCAVLQEPISSEYLMQPRSTTQAGGAQWAPGPAQPL